A region of Toxorhynchites rutilus septentrionalis strain SRP chromosome 1, ASM2978413v1, whole genome shotgun sequence DNA encodes the following proteins:
- the LOC129762767 gene encoding uncharacterized protein LOC129762767: protein MDRPMTLSEYSNWQQMICVESANCARASAQLTRRVEKAATLKETLQNKIQEGNRTINQLDQEIGEMEKTIKPVQDCITEAETKLAALVEENERLKARLAELEAPVEKVSCTEDTSEGLRGMLEKECAKLAFLKRCLVQCLTPDNVWDALPSLLARDKLKEVVKAATGDLSVWHELLKED from the exons ATGGATAGACCAATGACCCTATCCGAATACAGCAACTGGCAGCAGATGATCTGCGTTGAAAGCGCCAATTGCGCCCGAGCATCCGCCCAACTGACGAGACGTGTTGAAAAAGCCGCCACCTTGAAAG AGACCCTCCAGAACAAAATACAGGAAGGCAATCGAACAATAAATCAGCTTGATCAGGAAATCGGCGAGATGGAGAAAACGATCAAACCGGTGCAAGACTGCATAACGGAAGCAGAGACAAAATTGGCCGCACTTGTGGAGGAAAATGAACGACTGAAGGCGAGGCTAGCCGAATTGGAAGCTCCCGTTGAGAAGGTTTCTTGCACTGAAGATACATCCGAAGGCCTTCGGGGGATGTTGGAGAAAGAATG TGCAAAACTTGCATTTTTGAAACGGTGCCTCGTCCAATGTTTAACACCGGATAATGTTTGGGATGCCCTGCCTAGTTTGCTGGCACGTGATAAACTGAAGGAGGTGGTTAAGGCGGCTACCGGTGATCTCTCGGTTTGGCACGAACTGCTGAAGGAAGACTGA